From the genome of Methanobrevibacter smithii ATCC 35061, one region includes:
- a CDS encoding NCS2 family permease — protein MSKLDAFFKFKENNTDVKTEIIAGITIFLAMAYILIVNPAMLSETGMDIQGVFIATALSAAIATILMGYIANYPYALAAGMGLNAFFTYTVVLTMGYSWEYALLAIFVSGIIFLVISLTSLREKLFYSIPDSLRFGISIGIGLFILALGLSNLGILSYSSQVINIGDANWATQLIGLGSASTIFTLGNLLALICFVIIMVLMKKNVKGNILIGIIATYIIGVVLELAGCPVLPDQSLIPTAIINSNLGGSLGNVAFKFGEASGVFTGVRAFIDFIIIAVTFLVISLFDTMGTLTALTTKVDGYDENGKLPRLKKVLSVDALGPIIGSVLGTSPVVTYIESSTGIMEGGRTGLTAIVVGILFLLAIPFAPIFTIIPTFAVAPALVVVGILMCGLYKNLDTGNLSDLIPALAAIIVTPLTQSITTGIIAGVFAFVIVKVLFGKAKEISKAMWILFALLFIYMVLEFIM, from the coding sequence ATGTCTAAGTTAGATGCTTTTTTTAAATTTAAAGAAAATAATACAGACGTGAAAACTGAAATCATTGCAGGTATTACAATTTTTCTGGCTATGGCTTACATATTAATTGTAAACCCTGCAATGTTAAGTGAAACTGGAATGGACATACAAGGAGTATTTATTGCAACTGCACTTTCAGCTGCAATAGCTACAATATTGATGGGATATATAGCAAACTACCCATATGCACTGGCTGCAGGAATGGGTCTTAACGCATTTTTCACATATACCGTAGTACTTACTATGGGATACAGCTGGGAATATGCACTTTTAGCTATCTTTGTCTCAGGTATAATCTTTCTGGTTATCTCACTTACTTCCCTACGTGAAAAATTATTCTATTCAATTCCTGACTCTTTAAGATTCGGTATATCAATAGGTATAGGTTTATTTATCCTTGCATTAGGTTTAAGCAACCTCGGAATCCTGTCATACTCTTCACAGGTAATAAATATCGGAGATGCAAACTGGGCCACACAGCTAATAGGACTTGGAAGCGCTTCAACTATTTTTACTCTCGGAAACCTTTTGGCATTAATCTGTTTTGTCATCATAATGGTTTTAATGAAGAAAAATGTAAAAGGAAACATTCTAATCGGAATTATTGCAACATACATTATCGGAGTTGTTTTAGAACTGGCAGGATGTCCTGTTTTACCTGACCAGTCATTAATACCAACAGCTATAATCAACAGCAATCTGGGCGGATCACTTGGTAATGTTGCATTTAAATTCGGAGAAGCTAGCGGAGTATTTACCGGAGTAAGAGCATTTATTGACTTTATAATCATTGCCGTCACATTTCTGGTAATCTCTTTATTTGATACAATGGGAACCTTAACTGCACTTACAACAAAAGTTGACGGATATGATGAAAACGGCAAACTGCCAAGACTTAAAAAGGTTTTAAGTGTAGATGCACTCGGACCTATTATAGGGTCCGTTTTAGGTACTTCACCTGTAGTTACATACATTGAAAGTTCTACAGGTATTATGGAAGGAGGAAGAACCGGTCTTACAGCTATTGTAGTTGGTATTTTATTCCTGCTTGCAATTCCGTTTGCACCGATATTTACAATCATCCCAACCTTTGCAGTAGCTCCTGCACTTGTTGTTGTAGGTATCTTAATGTGCGGACTGTACAAAAACCTTGATACAGGCAATCTTTCTGATCTGATTCCTGCACTTGCTGCCATTATTGTAACTCCACTTACCCAAAGTATTACAACAGGTATTATTGCAGGTGTATTTGCATTTGTTATTGTTAAAGTCTTATTCGGTAAAGCAAAAGAAATATCCAAAGCAATGTGGATTTTATTTGCACTTTTATTCATTTATATGGTTTTAGAGTTCATAATGTAA
- a CDS encoding winged helix-turn-helix domain-containing protein codes for MNSNDELLKKCSYVAISSYRRKVLETLKNDVKIPTKISEESGVGIKHVSNVLTDLKEHNLIVCINEDAHKGRLYRLTDEGKNVVSMIGEMGW; via the coding sequence GTGAATAGCAATGATGAATTATTGAAAAAATGTAGCTATGTTGCAATTTCTAGCTACAGGCGAAAAGTACTGGAAACCTTAAAAAACGATGTCAAAATACCAACAAAAATCAGTGAAGAATCAGGAGTAGGAATAAAACATGTCAGCAATGTACTGACAGATTTAAAAGAACACAACCTAATAGTCTGCATTAATGAAGACGCCCACAAAGGTCGTCTGTATCGTCTGACTGATGAGGGTAAAAATGTTGTCAGTATGATTGGAGAAATGGGATGGTAA
- a CDS encoding Ig-like domain-containing protein yields the protein MGIVFISVICIDTHESTGFSVKSSDTLKDGDAYSVELCDSKGNPIANQNISISFGSNSFNLTTDENGIAVLKTSNVPAGEYGIKIRYEINIHHKNTSAAHHTFILKTGETQSLDEILQRKKYRIVEYNYMGDMESALVEDSNGKKWIMGGDGFTSV from the coding sequence TTGGGGATTGTATTTATATCAGTTATTTGCATAGATACTCATGAAAGCACCGGCTTCAGTGTAAAATCATCAGACACTCTTAAAGACGGTGATGCATACAGTGTAGAGTTATGTGACTCCAAAGGAAATCCGATAGCTAATCAGAACATTTCCATTTCATTTGGATCAAATTCCTTTAACCTTACAACTGATGAAAATGGAATAGCTGTCCTGAAAACCAGCAATGTTCCTGCAGGAGAGTATGGCATTAAAATCAGGTATGAAATAAACATTCACCATAAAAATACTTCAGCTGCTCATCATACTTTTATCCTGAAAACCGGAGAAACCCAAAGTTTAGATGAAATTCTTCAAAGAAAAAAATACAGAATTGTTGAATACAATTATATGGGAGACATGGAATCTGCACTGGTTGAAGATTCAAATGGTAAAAAATGGATAATGGGCGGAGACGGGTTTACATCTGTTTAA
- a CDS encoding zinc ribbon domain-containing protein, whose amino-acid sequence MICNNCGCELADNATFCSKCGKKIKNKNIYIALVLTFILTGLGSIYAGNTKKGLTLLILRVLFAALAFFSNIFGILSVLVWVYGFYEVYNDVQIANRNSSPNPINDFKNWNQQNKIIAILIICAILILTLNSLISFSSTDSYPSDDSDTSNYVSYSYESPSSHYRGVDTSPDTLAKNDPDWYYDHYEYGDNPDIDDYLESEGYD is encoded by the coding sequence ATGATTTGTAATAACTGCGGATGTGAACTTGCAGATAATGCAACTTTCTGTTCCAAATGCGGAAAGAAAATAAAAAACAAAAACATATACATTGCACTGGTACTGACATTTATACTGACAGGACTTGGTTCAATCTATGCAGGAAATACCAAAAAAGGATTAACATTACTGATACTCAGAGTACTTTTTGCTGCTTTGGCATTTTTTTCAAATATATTTGGCATTTTATCCGTTTTGGTTTGGGTTTACGGATTTTATGAAGTATATAACGATGTTCAAATTGCCAACAGAAATTCCAGTCCGAATCCGATTAATGATTTTAAAAACTGGAATCAGCAAAATAAGATAATAGCTATTTTAATAATATGTGCAATTTTAATCCTAACCCTCAACAGTCTCATCAGCTTTTCATCAACAGACAGCTATCCTTCAGATGATTCAGACACATCCAACTATGTAAGCTACAGCTATGAGAGCCCTTCATCACATTACAGAGGAGTGGATACATCACCCGATACACTTGCCAAAAATGATCCAGACTGGTATTATGACCACTATGAATACGGAGACAATCCTGATATTGATGATTATCTGGAATCAGAAGGTTATGATTAA
- a CDS encoding tetratricopeptide repeat protein — protein sequence MNVESLQIISKFMNDYEYEKAMKLCDELLKKDNENTHLWALKGCCLNHFEKYVEAMECYNRSLSVDDENPFIWFHVGKILMEYDLFDDALECFNNSLEINPADDMALYSKGECLMFKKSYTEAIICFDLAIGFNPKYLNAWLNKGLALKLSNNFKEALECFDKVLFIDHKSKDALYFKADCYFNLGDLNSALKCCNEALSIDGDYLNSEILLIKSVVLMDLGEYGSVIEAADIALENNPDDYDLKMLKAQALAFAGEYAEALWLVEELADENHGDMELWKLIEYIKMHI from the coding sequence ATGAATGTTGAAAGTTTACAAATCATTTCTAAATTTATGAATGATTATGAATATGAAAAAGCTATGAAATTATGTGATGAGCTTTTAAAAAAAGATAATGAAAACACCCATCTCTGGGCTTTAAAAGGATGCTGTTTAAATCATTTTGAAAAGTATGTTGAAGCAATGGAGTGTTACAACAGATCCCTAAGTGTGGATGATGAAAACCCTTTTATCTGGTTTCATGTAGGTAAAATTTTAATGGAATATGATTTATTTGATGATGCTCTGGAGTGTTTTAACAATTCATTGGAAATTAATCCTGCTGATGATATGGCGCTGTATTCAAAAGGTGAGTGCTTAATGTTTAAAAAATCATATACTGAAGCAATTATCTGTTTTGATTTGGCTATTGGTTTTAATCCCAAATATTTGAATGCATGGTTAAACAAAGGTCTTGCTTTAAAATTGTCAAATAATTTTAAAGAGGCTTTAGAATGCTTTGATAAAGTTTTGTTTATTGATCATAAATCAAAAGATGCACTTTATTTTAAAGCAGACTGCTATTTTAATTTGGGAGATTTAAACTCAGCATTGAAATGTTGTAATGAAGCATTAAGTATTGACGGGGATTATTTAAATTCTGAAATCTTATTGATAAAATCAGTTGTTTTAATGGATCTTGGAGAATATGGTAGTGTCATTGAAGCAGCAGATATTGCACTGGAAAATAATCCTGATGATTACGATTTAAAAATGTTGAAAGCACAGGCACTAGCTTTTGCCGGAGAATATGCGGAAGCTCTATGGCTTGTTGAGGAACTTGCAGATGAAAATCATGGAGATATGGAATTGTGGAAATTAATTGAGTATATTAAAATGCATATTTGA
- a CDS encoding DUF5655 domain-containing protein, with protein sequence MPLYQIDANNLKPIKKTEFKYERDLQKLTENNMEEVFNLKFVASEFQLDNLRIDTLAFNEETNSFVIIEYKKSKNYSVIDQGYSYLSLLLNNKAEFVLKYNQKFNTNYGKEDIDFTQSKIMFIAPNYTTYQLKSIEFNDLAFELWKVTKYSNNTVLYDKLNISENKASIKEVKTTNKKEDVNKEIIKYTEEMCFNNKPDNIKELYENLKERILNEFEDIEIVTTKLYIVFKTSNKIIISIEAFKGQLKGWINLKNTKLIDPFNKTRDVSNIGHHGIGDYEMKIANDEDIDYFISLFKQAYKEKL encoded by the coding sequence ATGCCACTTTATCAAATTGATGCCAATAATCTAAAACCTATTAAGAAAACTGAGTTTAAATACGAAAGAGACCTTCAAAAGTTAACTGAAAATAATATGGAAGAAGTATTTAACCTAAAATTTGTAGCTAGTGAATTTCAACTGGATAACTTAAGAATTGATACACTAGCTTTCAATGAAGAAACTAACTCATTTGTAATTATTGAATATAAAAAAAGTAAAAATTACAGTGTTATTGACCAGGGTTACAGTTATCTATCACTACTTTTAAATAATAAAGCTGAATTTGTCCTAAAATACAATCAGAAATTCAATACTAATTATGGAAAAGAAGATATTGATTTTACACAATCTAAAATAATGTTTATAGCACCAAACTACACCACATACCAATTAAAATCAATAGAATTTAATGATTTGGCTTTTGAATTATGGAAGGTAACCAAATATTCAAATAATACAGTATTATATGATAAATTAAATATTTCTGAGAATAAAGCATCAATTAAAGAAGTTAAAACAACGAATAAAAAAGAAGATGTTAATAAAGAAATTATTAAATACACTGAAGAAATGTGTTTTAATAATAAACCTGATAATATAAAAGAATTATACGAAAACTTAAAAGAAAGAATCTTAAATGAATTTGAAGATATTGAAATTGTTACAACTAAATTATATATTGTATTTAAAACCAGTAATAAAATTATAATTTCAATTGAAGCATTTAAAGGACAATTAAAAGGTTGGATTAATTTAAAAAATACTAAACTCATAGATCCATTTAACAAAACCCGAGATGTTTCCAATATTGGCCACCATGGTATTGGTGATTATGAAATGAAAATAGCTAATGATGAAGATATTGATTACTTTATAAGCTTATTTAAGCAAGCATACAAAGAGAAATTATGA